A DNA window from Phyllostomus discolor isolate MPI-MPIP mPhyDis1 chromosome X, mPhyDis1.pri.v3, whole genome shotgun sequence contains the following coding sequences:
- the SATL1 gene encoding spermidine/spermine N(1)-acetyltransferase-like protein 1 — MVPIPSKHLVISQPVGCQLIIHQPVLSQPGTNQQTMNQSSTRKLDTSMNPLDIYQPGTSLLGMNPPGMKQPVVSQPRMGQPGIPETEMSQPGSIEPSVRQLFISKLYKGQYSTSELDMKQPDLSDFSSSQLHLGQSQPIVIEPGTKQQDLSEFGMSQLHLGQNQSIMIEPGMKQQDLTESGMGQLQLRGRQSIRGKPGMKQPQLTKSGMNQPQVGQSQSTLNESGMKQAGPSQSGMREPRMKPPNPTSPSPSCRNQPCTNFFQIRSAEARDCIKILQLIQESAASENMPHVVKLTAADLLRDGFGDRPLFYCLIAEVFGKQTPSGQATAGFAMYYFTYNAWTGKLLYIEDFFVTVPFRGLGIGTAMLKSLSQIALRSECNGMRFHAVIWNEVSTDHAATPQGAAGLLSREGRYLFRINKEKLAYLAGEQ, encoded by the exons ATGGTGCCTATTCCATCCAAACACTTAGTCATCAGCCAACCAGTTGGCTGCCAGCTCATCATCCATCAACCAGTCCTCAGCCAACCAGGCACGAATCAACAGACTATGAACCAATCAAGCACCAGGAAGTTAGACACTAGTATGAACCCACTGGACATATACCAACCAGGCACAAGCCTACTTGGCATGAACCCACCAGGCATGAAACAACCGGTCGTGAGTCAACCACGCATGGGCCAACCAGGAATTCCTGAAACAGAAATGAGCCAACCAGGCTCCATCGAGCCTAGTGTGAGGCAACTATTCATAAGCAAATTATACAAAGGCCAATACAGCACAAGTGAACTAGACATGAAACAACCAGACCTGAGTGATTTCAGCTCGAGTCAACTGCACCTGGGCCAGAGCCAACCCATTGTGATTGAACCAGGTACGAAGCAACAAGACCTGAGTGAATTTGGCATGAGTCAACTGCACCTAGGCCAGAATCAGTCCATCATGATTGAACCAGGTATGAAGCAACAAGACCTGACTGAGTCCGGCATGGGTCAACTGCAGCTACGTGGGAGACAATCCATCCGGGGTAAGCCAGGTATGAAGCAACCGCAGCTGACCAAATCAGGCATGAATCAACCACAAGTAGGCCAGAGCCAATCCACCCTCAATGAATCAGGTATGAAGCAAGCTGGCCCGAGCCAATCAGGCATGCGTGAACCACGCATGAAGCCACCAAACCCAACTAGCCCAAGCCCATCATGCAGGAACCAACCATGCACgaactttttccaaataagatctgCAGAGGCTCGAGACTGCATCAAAATTCTGCAACTAATTCAA GAGTCGGCTGCTTCTGAGAACATGCCGCATGTGGTCAAGTTAACAGCAGCGG ATTTATTAAGAGATGGCTTTGGAGACCGTCCCCTTTTCTACTGCCTGATTGCAGAAGTATTTGGTAAACAAACACCATCAG GCCAAGCGACTGCTGGATTTGCTATGTACTACTTTACATACAATGCCTGGACTGGCAAGTTACTTTACATAGAGGACTTCTTCGTCACTGTACCTTTCCGAG GTCTAGGTATTGGAACTGCAATGCTGAAGAGCCTTAGTCAG ATAGCCCTGAGGAGCGAGTGTAATGGCATGCGCTTCCATGCCGTCATTTGGAACGAGGTTTCCACTGACCACGCCGCCACTCCTCAGGGAGCTGCGGGCCTTCTCTCCAGGGAGGGCCGGTACCTGTTCAGGATCAACAAAGAAAAACTCGCGTACCTGGCAGGGGAACAGTGA